A segment of the Salminus brasiliensis chromosome 1, fSalBra1.hap2, whole genome shotgun sequence genome:
acaaatCAGTGCACATACAGCTTGTATCACTTGTCTCTTACGGATATCCCTTTttggagaaaaataaaatgtgtctcGTGCATGGCATGGCATCGCATCGCATTAGTTCTCACATGTGTCAGAACGTGTTTTTGGAAGGCAGACACTCATCGCAGGTCCCTCCTGGTAAAAGATCATGTAATTTGTGAGCCCGTTGTGTACTGTGTACTGACAGTGTACTAAGACCAACCCAGATTAGCAGCCCAATAACTGTACCAAGTCCCTCACCCTAAATTATCATATGTGAATTATCATAATGATACACAATGGGCTGGTTTATCAGAAAGGGATCAAGTCTAGTCTTAGACTGAGTTGTACACTTAATGGTTAATTACCATTGAAACCTCAAAGTGCCCTGTAGTCCAAGGCTAGGCTTAATGTCTGTGAAACCAGCcttatatgttcaaatgtttgtggccaccccttctaatgaatgcattcagttactttaagttggacccattgctgacacagttgtgcaaatgcacacacacagcttgtgaaGTCCCAATaaagaagtactggcaatagaataggattaacatgaacctattggcaccatgcctaatgtcaggtatATCATAGACGGGTATatagtcccccagcattgagctgtggagcagtggaactgtgttctctggaatgatggatggtgctccatcaagtACTTTTGAGATGGAGGATaatgatcatccagcatcctgacctcactaatgctcttgtcgttGAACGCAATCAAAATCCCCCCCACAGCAGTGCtctcaaatctagtagaaagcctggatagtagagactgttactccaacacaagcaggatgaacaatgaatgagcaggcgtcccaatacttttgtccatatagtgtctctTTAGCTTCACTCTGTGAGAGTGCATGTGTTCGATACAAACGCGGTCTGACATTCTGTCGTGTGCTGCAGGTGCAGTGTGAACTAACGCGTGTTGTGtctgtgcgtttgtgtgttgCAGGTTTTGGTGGTGTCTACCAGGCTGCTGAGGCCGGCTGATGTTCCACACCTCCTGTTCAACACCAACAGACTCTCACCTGATGTAGGCGTGTGAGAAATGAATGAGgaccacatatacacacaagcTCTGAAGAAGTCAATCAGTAATCTGTACACATTCCCCAAgaaagacacactcacacacaaacacacatacatacaaagcACAAGCACTTGTCATGTTTCTCTTAAAGGAGCAGTCTGATGACCAGTCTAATTGACATCATTGATCATTGACACTAAATgcagtccatcagccaagatgtgtttgatatctgaggtttgcttcttcagtttagcacagaagatgctaagctaatggtgctaaaaaaaaaaaactaaaaaaaacactggacttgCACTGTCACCAATCTACTGTACAGTGCTGTAAGGTCGATGTATGCCGTTTTACTAAGGTATAGGTTTACATAGTTTTTTggtagattatatatatatatatatatatatatatatttacagagaTGAATTTAGTGACATTTcaggtccagtgtttgttagcaatattagcctaACCTCTCTCATTGTAACTAAAAGAAGCAAATTTCAGATATCAgatatgtcttggctgatcgactaaaTCTGGAGTCAGTGGTCATTCAGGGATATCATAAAGTCCCTGCTGTGGCGGGAAGAGGCTTAGAGGCccttatttatacattatactAGTCAGCACCACCTTTTCATATCTATAAAACTACACTGAAGTCCAACCCAAAGACAAAAACCCATCCATTTTACGCTACACATTTCTCTTATAAAAGTGTGCCATGGCTTGTAATGACACAGCAGTGACCTCGGAACACCAGAATCTCTCTGCATTACGGTTGTAGACTGTGTGTTATGACCAGTAAAGTGTGAGAGAAGGTTGGTGTTACTGCGTTTAGCTTTTAGTAAATTAAGCCACATTGTCATTTTCAGGTTAAGCTTTTAAGGGTGTCTTATGCAAACTCCTGAACATcttacacacacagtccaaacaCTCTGAAGCTCTGAGGTGTCGACAGTTGTATGAAGTGTAAAGACTTGAGTAAGTTTGAAGGACTTGAGAATGGTAGATCTTGAGTGATTGAAGGTGTCTTTAGTTCTTGTTAGCGTGGGAAAGGGTGAGAGTGAAAAGTAAGAAGCTGTAAATACACATTTTGTTACATGCGACCAACAACCCTCAAAAGAGTCTCGGCTTTAAAGCTTTTGCAACACAAATATGTGACTTAACTGGTTGTAATAAATGGGAAAAGAATGAGCtaacgtgtttgtgtgtgtgtgaatttgagATACAGTTATCAGATCTGTTTGCAGTGAATTCTTATCAGCGCTTCTGTTGCTGCATGTAAATGACTTAACATTGGCACCTtccagcacaaacacacacaacacacctgAATACAGTCAGTGTGAGCAGAGCAGAACTCACACATGGCTGACAGTCAGGGAAGAAGCGTTGGTGTTCACACTCCATTCAGCACTGCTCCTGGCTGTGTAAaaggggggtgttgggggtgtTACCCGAGTAGGTAGGTGGTGGGGGGTTGGGCAAACGTTTTGGCACCCTACATTTTTGCCAGAAGTTTGTGGTCACAGCTCTATTAGCTAAACAAATGTATGAGCTTTTGTCCCAAAGATCTTTTTAGCAAAGATTTTAGCACTGACACACAGTTTCTGCAGGATCTGCACTCTCTAGTCTGTGTCTGAGTCTTGccaagactcttattggtgtagcttgGTGTCCAGGTGGGGTACCTGTTCTGACACAGAGAAGCCACTACACTACATCAACCAACACGACACATCATGATCAGAAGACATTTCACGAAAACAAAttataaatgttaaaaagtATTTATGGTTCTCGAGCATCACTGAGAAACACAGTTTATTGGTGGATCTTCTGAGAAATGGCTGTTTGACCAAATGTTTCTCAAAGGCATAGAGAAAAATCATCCAGGAGCAAAAATATATTAGTGGCCTAGGCAAAGTTCAGATCCACTAGAGATGCTATGACAGGGCCTCAAATAAGCAGCCTGCAATCAAATTAAGAAACCTTGGTTGCAGTTAATGCTGCTAAACATCATGCAACAAGTTATCCTTATTTAATTGGGACAGTTTTACATGTTAAATAATtgagccattaaaaaaaaaacagtattcattcattttaatggGTAGCATGAATTCTGTTGCCTGGACACACATTTCAACCATTCAGGATGAAGGGTGTTTTATATTTACTGGTGTTCTAGGACATGTGCAGTTTATAAGGGTTACccttctttgtattgtttactTCATACTTTGTATAGCTTGACTGAGAACCCCAGCATTTTAACCTACTCTCTGCTGAAGTGAAATATGTTCATTTTTACTTCTCCACCCAGACCTCTAATTCCTTATAATTCAACAGGTTGTTTATTATTGTGCCCTAAAGGGGGGTGTAAATGTAAAGGACCACTGTTCAAATTAGCTGCTTCATTGAGACTGACAAGTAAATGAGCTTTGCCAAGCAGTCGGTGGGGGAGGGGACTTTTAAAGGATCATGCATGTCCAACAATTACTGCACTGCCCAGTGAGACCTGTGTACAGAGTGAGTGATCTTGAGGGAGTGAAATTCTATTGAATAGAATGAAACAATCTGGAGCGAGACAGATCCATTCACACAGTTTTATTTTGTCCACAGTATTTTTGActgcaatcaataaataaatgagccaTAGCCCTTTGGCTTGATTTAAAGTGCATTTATatcttttataaaaaataaaaaaaaaaaaaataaaaaaaaacaacaaattggCACTGAACAGATTTCACAGAACCAACAAATGCACAGCGAGTGAAAAGCAAAGCACATATTTGGTGCATTTTAACTTTACTGTCCAACAATGCCTGCTTTCAGTTCACCTCTGCTGTGAGGGATGAAAGCCTTGACTGGAGAAAAGaaattgtgtatatatagaacTCACTTGCCTTTTATAACAGTCACTAAAAATACTCCAGGCTCTGGCCTTCACAAGCCCTGTTGCCAGGAGAAGTGTCCACAGTTACAAAGCAGTGAGTGTGCGCATGTACATTAAGTTTCATTCAGTCTTTTGAATTCTTCCCAGTTAAGGCAGTTTTTGGACACCTGTTCCCAGCATCCTGCTGCATTTGCTCTCCCATGATAGACAGCAGCACAGGTGGATTGTTCACCAGCGAGAAAGTTCACAAGTCGAAGGTCAACAGTGACTGTGCTTGGAGGTCAAAGTTCAGCTACCTTCGTTTGGGCGTGGCCTGCTGATCAGCGACCGAGCTCAGAAGCTTCTGAGGAACAATGTGGTAAACTCACCACAGCTTCTGCCTTTTGagtctcctctcctctgccgAGCTCCCGCCATTGACTTCTTGCTTTTCAGTCTTCTCTGGCGCCGTAGGCCATGTCTCCCTTTTTGTTCTTCACACCGAGGTCACAGTTCGCACCTTGGCCGACAGCGCCTGCTTGAAGCGCCTCTTCAAGTCCTGCATGTTAGGCGATTTTGGTCTGGGGATGAGTGGAGACCTCCTCTTTTCTGACCCCACTGCAGTCACTGAGGGCTGGGAGGGCAGCGGCTGCTGTTTAGCCAGCTCCCTGCACAACCTGTGGAAGGCGCCGTGGACCTGGCTATAGTCCTCACTAGCAGACACCTCATAGAAGAAGCAGCCGAGAGCCGAAGCGAGCAGTGGCCCCTGCTTGGCATCTACCTGCCTCACGTGCAGCATGTCAGCCTTGTTGGCCAGCAGGATGATTGGCGGAACAGCAGAGCGATCGCCATGGGCATTGCTGACCAGCTGGTGGAGCTGGCTGATTAGGTCAAAGCTGCGGTGGTCCGTCACGGAGTACACCATGACCACAGCGTCGGCCCACTGGATGGAACGGGTCACATGGTCAGTGCAGCTGAGGCCATTGGCGTTCacctgagcgagagagagagagagagagaagacagtgGGCAGGTTAGTCACTGAACAGCCAAATAAAGACTGAATAAAGAATCACCCCATAAAAAAGTTTTATTGGGGGACCACACTAAACATAGACCAATAAAAGGCCATCAGATTGCATAACCGTGCCCCCCTGGAGCAGAACGTATAACCAAGTGAGCCGTTACAGATTTGTGGCCTCACGTTTCAGGACTGTATGCAGGGAAAAGGCAGTGTTAGGGTGCTGCTGATTGAAGACTTAAAAGGGGGAGGCAGTATCGGTTGGCTTTAGACAAACTGAAGGGAAAATAAGCCCGGCTAGACTTACAGTCTCTTTTCTCTCAAGGGTCTGAGAGAAAAGCCATTCTGCGGCTTTGGACCACTGCCCAGACGAGGAAATGAACCTCGCACCCCAAAACTTGGCTCTGAATCTACAGACTACAGACAACCCGGAGCTTAGGGTCGCCCAAACGATCCTATAATTGAATTAAAACCTTAGCAGACCCTAGCCTTAGCAATCAGTCTAGGGTCCGGCCTCGGGTCCACAACCACAAGCTATGCGCCTTAGACACACTGCCGAGGGTCTGGACCTGTCAGGGGTATTTTGAGCTCTGAAGCCggagggctttttttttttttttttcccccaaaagaaaaaaaaccgtTAAGAGTGATCAATTACCCCCCAAGTGTTCAAAAAGCACACAAAGCACAAAAGGAGAGCGAGGACAAAAGGCGAAGCTAtgcgctcctccaccatcagcagcagcagcagcccactGATCTCCCAGCCAGCCCTCAAGCTAGCCAACTCCTGCTTCACCGCTTCACATGGACCGACCGACCACAACAACAAACAGGGGTGGGCAGTCGAGCAGCCTGTCTGAGGGTACAAAAATAAACTTACTTGAACTCCGGGCGTGTCCTGAACCTGAATCGCCACTTGCTCTCCGTCCAGCTGGACCTCTCTGGAGTACAGGTTTCCTACGgagcagcagaagaagaagaagcagcgCAGGAGACGTTAGATAGCCAACAACCGGCACAGGAGGCTGACAcggtgctagctagctagctagcgttagctgTGGGCTAGTGTGTTGAAGGAGTGTCAAAAGACAAGTAGCTATGTAGATAGCTAAGTACAGCTAGCTGGAAAACATCCACTCACCTGCGTTTCTCTCGTAGTCGCCGATAAAGCGTTTGGTGAGGAAGCGAACCACAAGAGCTGTAGAGAGACGAGGCGAGAGTGAGACCACagacaacaccaccaccaccaccaccaccacactacGGAGCACCGAGCGAAACCGCTGCTACAGTCGTCCagaagatgagctgagagaAGTTCACACACTCACCGGTTTTGCCGACTCCGCTGCCCCCGACCACGGCTATTTTGACCACCCGGTTAGACAGGCAGTCTGAGGCGGGGTACTCCGCGATGGTGGACATGTTCTGGACCAGGCGCATCCTGAAACACCACGGACTCTCTGACTGACTGAGCACCAGAAACCAGGTCCAAAAACAGGAGCGTAGCGCGATATCCACACGGCCAGTCGAGCTCAGAAAGACAGGTTCGTCGTCAAGTTTGGTTGTCTTGAGTATTCCAGCGgtagttaattaattaactaactATTACGGTCTTGCTGCTGTTCAGCTGAACGGCCTCCTCAGTGTATTCTCGTATTTCTGAACACCCTGAGCCGCGCTGCTGCTTTTATAGCACCGCGGAGGCGCTCGTCGCTGATTGGCTGCTGCGGACAACGGTCGCGCGCCCTGACTCCGCCTCCTGCTTCACGTGTACTGGCGGATGCGGGAGGAGGTGTGGAGGGAGAGGAGGGAAAGGCAGCGAGCCGCTCTTCACTTCTCCACAGTCTGAGAGAAGCTCCGCTCACCGCCTGGTTCACACGCTCTCCCCGTGTTGTCACAGCGCTCACAGGCGGATTTCTGTGAGAATTCGCGTGGGCAGGAGCCGTAGTAGCTGCGTCTGCCTGAATCGGGTGTCCTTCACCTAATGTCTCTGACGCGAGTGTGTTTTCAGACGCTCAGTATGTTCTTATcttctgaacacacacagatgaaCGCCTGTCAGCTGTCTTGCCTGTGTTCCTCATAAACAAGGTGCTGTCATCGCCTGTTTTCTTTTCCAGGCTTTATGGAGCAAACAGCACCTGACCTGTGTGCAGCCATGCAGCAGCTGGCACTCTGAGCCAGGGCAGAGTCAGGTGTTAGGAGACACTGGCCGATATGGAGGGTGTGTATATGAAGGGGTTAGGAGTAATGGTGTTCGGTCATCTGGGCTAATATAAAATATCTGTTCTATGTTTTATACTGTTGGAGAGTCAATCTTGGTGCACACTTTTCATTTATCAtgaatactattattattattatttatggaaATATTCTagtgtgagcacacacacacacacacacattgctacacacacacaagccattTCAGTGATATGAGCTGATCAATTCACCATTATCCACCAATACTACAGTAGAGACAGGGAAATAtagtaaatgttaaaaaaatggAGGTTGCCTTGTACTGCCTTGGTTCATTTGGAAACAAAGAGGCACGAATCTGGAATAAACAAGACTTCCGTCGTGTCTGATATTAACTGATGGGCCATAACACTTAAATCCAGCCTTGAGGTTTCAGCCCCCACCTCTTTTACTGTACTAATCGGAATTGTGTGTTTGGTCTGCTCTGATGTGTTTGGCATGCACTGACATGTCCAGGTCTCTCCGTAGGGCAGGTGGGGGAGCCAGCTAAGTGGGGAATGCCGTTTTTTCAGACAGCCatttcagtcacacacacacacaagctcaatTGCTCGCACAATCATCCCCAGACGGACCGTCATGCACTGTCAGCTCACCGGCCGCAAAAAGCACCACAATTACCGTCCAACATTTAGGCCCCCATTTACTGCAATCCATCAAATGGCCAGGCCCACAGCCACGATGCCTGGAGATAACACCGTCACCTtactctatgtgtgtgtgtgtgtgtgtgtgtgtgtgcgcatctaCTCTCGTGCGGTCTGTTTATGAGATGTTTATGTCAGACTCTATTTGGTTTGTCAGTGGTAGTCTTTGAAGTCTCACTCACAtttcagtattgtgtgtgtgtgtgtgtgtgtgtgtgtgtgtgtagtacatGTGCTTAATACCAGTGTACCATGTTGTTCTGTGGTCATGTCAGGTGGAGTGCTTCAGAAGATTAAAGTCTCAGACTTGTTTTTGAACTgaatcttttctctctctcttttacacatgtGAGCACTTAGgcatacacactcactgtgtTACGGTGGCTGGGGGGAGGGGACGGGGGGCTAGTTTGCCATGAGGTTTACTCACTGGCCCTGAGTAACATACATGTTTTGCTTAACcttctccctttctttgtcctactttctctcttttccatctctctctctgtgtctctctccctcttgtcTTTCATCGGCGCTCATGCGTTGGCCTGTGCTGGTATGTTGGCAGCGGGCCCTGTGTGATTAGCAGCTGGTATGTATATTTGATAAGCGGGACGATGACAAGCAGCTCCTGGTGAAATTCAAAATTAATGGAGCTGATTCGTCAGCCCTGAGCTGTTAAGACACATGCATGCGAAAATGCGTGCACGCTACATACTTCTGCTCACCACATCAGAGTGCTTTCAATGGGCGTGTGTCTCGTTTGTCTCCCAGCCGGAGCACACGATGAAAAGAAGGCCCATGAGTGCGTTTCTTTAATTCAGGATGATAGTGGCTGAATGTGCATACTCACTGGCTTCCAGCACTCATAACGTACACATGCAAGACATACACCATatgtctaaaagtttgtggacacccctgctagtGAACGCGTTCAGCTACTtgaggttgcacccattgctgacacaaaatgtgcaaaagcacaaTGCAGCTTGTcaaatccctgtagagaagtactgccaatagaataggactctctggagcagataaacatgaacctattggctccatgaataatgccaggtgtgggctagaggggtataaagcccccccagcattgagctgtggagcagtggaactgtgttctctggcatgctggatggtgctccagtcaatacttttgggatgaggtggtggagttagggatgaggttgTGTGGTGGCCATCCAACAGCTTgagctcactaacgctcttgttgctaagtgcaatcaaattctcacagcaatgcttcaaaatctagtagaaagcttttcctggacagtagagacagttactccattaAATCTGGACCAACTCTTCgacagaaacaaagaatgagcaggcgtcTCAATAcctttgtctatatagtgtagcCCAGCAGCTGGTCTTTACCTTCACCTCCAAAAGTCAAATCAGCCTGCTTATTTGTAACACAGTCTTCTCTGTTCTTTACCCCCCTTCAACgttttgttagctagctaacaagcaggccgtttacacctggtcactttttgtgtcttgagtatcaggattatatctggataaagTCAAGTCACATAAACACACCCAGTTTAAACTCATagaaaccagatacaaatcccatcactcaaatcACTTcaggagacgcatttgagccacgttatggcagtgtaaacgcacccaagacGCATTTAACAACCAAAACAGACACATCCCATGCAGTACAACAATGGGCACGGGTTCCCTGTCTGTGAGGAAGATAATCATGAAGGACGGCGGCATGTATGACTGTGAATTCCTAGACAGCAACCATCTTGAGTGCACCACAGGAAGAGGCTGAACAGAGACTGGATGCTGTGTAATGAGTGGATTTGCAtattcagatttcagtctgactaacaggagacacatttgactacccagtttaaatgcatgtggctaaaatctcatcagcatacaatccagatactagtcgcATGACTTGACCTGGTGTAAACACTACCCACTACCATAGTCTACGTCAGACCACTGGAGATGATCTAAACttctatatatactatatatatatatatatcatacaaTCTCAGACCaggttttcattcatttcattccaGCAGTTACAACAGGACACATTTCTGAGCGCCTGGCAGCTTGCCATGGACGTGTTAGCACAATGGATtggtgatgagagagagggggtggctATCAGAGAAACGAAACGGTGGAGGACAGGAGAAATGATGAAATGGAGAGGACGGTGAATAAGCAGAAATACGTAAATGCCGAAAAAGACAATGCAAGGACAGTAAGTAGAACAGAAGCAGAGTCAGCGGGAAGCAATGGTCAGGCAGAAAAGATGAATGAAATGCTGGTCACTATTGAGATCGAGATGCCTCTCACATGTCGAAATGCATCAAAGCCTTTTGCTAATGGCTATGAGGAAGGTACACCATACATCAAAGGTTGGAGGATAGCTTTTCCGATGTTGAAGGTTTACTTTGAGGACAACTGGCAAATCATTCTTtggtatttttattaataattaaattgaaAACGTGTAAAATAAACATCACTTGAAACATCTTAACAGAAGGCAAGGTGTCCCCAAACGTTTGATGGATGATGTACAAGAATCTCTACTGTCGTTTCAGATTCTTGTATCAGTGACATACGTAAGCCTTGGCCCAGTACTCATTCAGTCAACATACAACCCCTCCTTCTACCATCTTCTAGAACCGGCAGGTCAACGTGTGTGACATTAGCATCAGTTTCTCGACCTACTGCTAGCACTAATGTGCGCATGCTAATTGCTGACGTGCTAGCTGCTCACAATGGCCGCAGGTGCTGCACAGCCCCAGCGAGGTGTCACTATGCTCGTTGGAGGTGAGGAGTGGGCCGAGGTGCGAGGTTAGACTTGTTTAACATCTCGTTGTGGAGGTATCACATCGGGCTTTGTTTAAGGCTGACACACAGACGTGCTACAAAGCTACCGTGAAGCGGATTCCCATCTTTAAGTCCATGTCTATTAGCTGGagtaccctgttcttcaatccACATTTGTAGATGCAGGTAGAAACTGTGCTAATTCTTCTTATTGCTTTGTTGGATAGATGGGCATACCTTACTGTAGAATATTCAGAGCTGGCATATTTCCATTTTCACATAATTGCAATATATTCTTTGTTATAGTGTTATTAGGCTTATGTGCCCAAAGGGTAATGGGCTCTTTAAAGGTTTCTTCTGAGATCAAAGGTATTAATTGGGAGTTTGTCCCCCTTTGATGCAGTGACAGCCTCAATTCCTCCGGGAAGTCCGAAATCTTAGCGTTCAAATGGACTCTAATCTCACCTTCCCAAAGCCACATCAAAGTAGCCACCAAAACAGCCTTTTATCATCTGACAAACGCAGCCAGAATCAAAGGTTTAAAGTGCCAACATGATCTAGAGAAACCTGACCATGCTTTTATCTCCAGCTTTCCCAAACAGCTCCAACTGACCCAAAATCCTGCTAACAAGTTTTATCTAGAACTGAGTAAAGAGAACAGAGCACAGTAATCCAGCTCTTAGATCCCTGCTCTGGTTTCCAGTCAGCTACAGGATAGAAGCAGAAGTGCTGCTACCAGTCTATAAACCACACAGAATACATGTGTGATCTGCTTAAAGAATACAAACCCAGTAGATCATTCCAGCCATTAAGATTCTCCTAGAACTCCCAGAAGATCTTAGATGGGCCCTAAATGTAGCAGTTGCTCTTCTTGTTTCTGCTGCACGTCACATTCAACACTTTCATTTTATCTAATGTatcttattgttttttttatttacatttgatctatttctcatttctattttctccctctttttacatcaacatttctgtgaggatttgataacattcagcaacaatacCATTAGGGAGGTTCTGGATCTGGAGCCACTCCAGCTCACCCcagaggtattggatggagctccatcactccagagctcCAAAAGCCTAGTAACcctagttccactgctccacagcagccAATCAAAGGTGCTAAAAAATGTGAAGGGCGCCTCACACAGTACAGACTTCAGCCGCATgcatgttgttgtttattagaCTCGCTTTCTGGAAGGGTGGAACTGAAGGATGCATGTGAATGAAGCTAGGCTTCAGGTTGAATCCACACTGAAGTGAGGAGAGGCTGCAGGGATATGAGCTGGGAGGTGTCGCTCACAAGGCTAACAAAAGCACTGGAGGGGGGCAGGTTAGTAGCTGGGTAAAAGAACTGTCCCAcagggggcgggggggggggggggatgagaGATCTTGGAGCTATCGGGGGATGAAGGGCATAGCAGGTATAAAGGGTTTGGTGTGGAATGTTAGGGAAGGGATGGAGAATACAGTGAATCTTGATTAGTGGGCTTACAGTGAAGGACTGTGCACTGACAGTAAATAAAATACTATattaaacaaaagcaaaaggtTGATATgtcaatattaaatatatcaatataatCGCCTCAGTAATTTCCAGAGCGAGGCCACTTACAATTGTATACAGtcaaacctgtgttcttctaactaggTCCTTGTAACCAACAtatttactgaccaacagcacagaCTATTCCACTGActgtgtgtttacttgtgtttattctaatggtatatatagagtttagtatatagtatatagtttagttagttagtaaataGGCCTTTATAGAGTAAAGGCCTTCTTTACTGCTGAGATACCATTTAAATCTCACTACCATCACTGTCAGAGCCCAGAatccatgtatctccatttgtttgtttgtttgttttttgcataaTAAGTATATTTTaccaaatataaatacatataaaatatatatagcaAATTTAGtacatgatgaacagaccaatggATGCGGTCCAAATTTTATATGGCGTAAAACATGCTGGctccatgtttaaaaaacaaacatgtgaGCGGGTGCCGAGTTGTCGGGCAGATATTCTTCTTTGATATCCACATGATCAAATGATTTAGAGTCCATGCTTCTTAGGTGTCTGTCCA
Coding sequences within it:
- the rasl11b gene encoding ras-like protein family member 11B; this encodes MRLVQNMSTIAEYPASDCLSNRVVKIAVVGGSGVGKTALVVRFLTKRFIGDYERNAGNLYSREVQLDGEQVAIQVQDTPGVQVNANGLSCTDHVTRSIQWADAVVMVYSVTDHRSFDLISQLHQLVSNAHGDRSAVPPIILLANKADMLHVRQVDAKQGPLLASALGCFFYEVSASEDYSQVHGAFHRLCRELAKQQPLPSQPSVTAVGSEKRRSPLIPRPKSPNMQDLKRRFKQALSAKVRTVTSV